In the genome of Nitrososphaerota archaeon, the window TTCCGATTCCTCATCCCTTTCTGTCCTGAAGGTCCCCACCTCGGACGACCCGATTGAGGCGGTGGTGCTGGCCATGCGCCGTCTCGGAGATAAAGCCCGCAAGGCCTCTCTGATATCCCATGCCACCACGCTCGCCACCAACGCCCTGCTGACTCGTTCTGATCTCGCCAGGACGGCCCTCATCACCAACGAGGGCTTCAGGGACGTCCTCGAAATCGGGAGGCAGCGGCGCCCGGAGTTGTACGACCTACAGACGCGGCGCCCCACCCCCCTGGTCGAAAGACGGGACAGGTTCACCGTCAGGTGCAGGATGGACGCCCACGGTTCGGTCCTACAACCATTGGACCGCACTCAGGCTAGGTCCGTTGCCGCGAGCATCACAAGACTGGGGTTCGAATCGGTCGCCATATGTTTCCTGAACTCTTACCTCGACCCCGAGCACGAGCTGGAGATGAAAGACATCCTGATGCGCAAGGGATTCAGTGGACACATCAGCCTCTCGAGCGATGTAGACAGACAGTACAGAGAATACGAAAGGACTAGCACGACTGCCGTCAACGCGGCGCTCGCACCCCTGATGACGGGCTATCTCTCGAGGCTTCAGAACGCCCTATCAAAGATCGGCGTCCGGGCCCCGGTTTACGTCATGAACTCCGACGGCGGGGCGAGCACTGTCTCCTTCGCCTCCAGCCGCCCCGTCACCTCAATCGAGTCGGGCCCCGCGGCCGGAGTCGTGGCCTCGACCGTGCTAGCCAGGCAGCTGCACCTCCAGCGAGTCCTGACCTTCGACATGGGCGGGACCACAGCCAAGGCAGGCACTGTGGTCGGGGGAGAACCCGAGCTGACAAGCGAATTCGAAGCCGCCGGAAGGACGCACAGCGGCAGGTCGATCAGGGGCAGCGGCTACCCAGTGAGGGGATCTTTCATCGACCTCGCAGAGGTGAGCGCAGGGGGCGGCACCGTGGCCTGGCTGGACGAGGGCGGTGAACTTCAAGCAGGCCCCCGGAGCGCAGGCGCAGACCCCGGCCCCGCCTGTTACGCCAGGGGCGGCACCGAACCCACCGTGACAGACGCGAACATGGTCCTCGGTCGGCTCAACCCACGGTACCTCCTCGGCGGGGAGATGCCAGTTCGACGAGACCTCGCGACCCGTTCCATCCGAAGGCTCTCGAGGCGACTGGGAATGAGCGAATCTGAAGCTGCTACAGGGATCCTGCGGCTCGTCAACAACAGCATGGCGAGGGCGATATCCATCGTTTCGGTAGAACGGGGAAGGGACCCGAGAGACTTCACCATGTTCGCATTCGGGGGAGCCGGACCCCTCCACATCTGCGACCTTGCGGAGGACCTGTCCGTCTCCGAACTAGTAATCCCAGTCCACGCCGGTATCTTCTCTGCCTACGGGCTCGTCGCAGGAGATCTGACGAGGACTTTCACCGAGCCCGCGACCGGGCCGTCCGGGGAACTCACCAGGATCTTCAGAGAACTGGACGCCACCTCCGCAAGGGAGATGGGGCTGGAGGGCTTCCGCAGTTTCACCACGAAGCGATACGTCGAAGCGAGATACCGAGGCCAGTCCCACGAGCTACTCCTAGAGTACCAGGGCGTGGCGGCTCTTAGGAAGGCCTTCGACGCCCGACATCGAGCCCTGTACGGATATTCATCTTCAGACATCCTCGAAGTGGTGAGCGCGAAGGTCAGGGCCACAGTTGCGAAATCAAGCCCGGGGAGGTTGACCTCCTCCGGATCAGCAGGAAGGGAAGAGCCAGACAGGCGACGAGCATGGGTCGGCGGCACGGTCAGGAGCGTCGATGTCTTCAGGCGGGAGGCCCTCCGGCCCGGCGATGCCGGCCCGGGGCCATCTATCATAGAGGAGTACGATTCGACGCTAGTGGTCAACCCTCACTGGAAATGGAAGGTCGAGGAGTACGGCACGAGGCTGAGCAGATGAGGGAAGATTCTGTCACACTCCATCTGATCAGGAACTCTCTGCTCTACGCGAGCGAAGAAATGGGGCTCGCGATGCGGAACGCTGCCTACTCGCCCAATATCAAAGAACGCATGGACCACTCCGCTGCCATCTTCGACCCGGCGGGAAGGCTACTCGCCCAGGCCGAGCACATCCCCGTCCACCTGGGCTCTCTCCCCTGGGGACTCAGGAACATGATCGACTGCTGCAAGAAGGAAGGAATCCCCCTCGAAGAAGGTTCGATGGTCTTCGCGAACGACCCCTACGTGACCGGGACTCACCTGAACGACGTCACGACGGTCGCCCCAGTCCACCACAGGGGAGAACTCGTTGCTTTCGCAATCAACAAGGCCCACCACTCGGACGTGGGCGGGAGGGTGCCCGGCAGCATCTCAATCGATTCCGCCACTCTGTTTGACGAAGGGTTCGTCCTCGAGCCCGCGTATCTGGTGAAAAGGAGACGCATCCTTGCGAAGGCGGTCGAGGGCTTCGCCTCGGCCTCCAGAACGCCCGCGGAACGGCGGGGTGACCTGAGGGCCCAGGTGGCGGCCAACGTCACCGGAGAACGGCGAGTGGTCGAACTCATCTCGAAGTACGGCCTGGAAGCCTTCCGCGAGGCGGCCTCCAGGTCATTCGAGTACTCTGAATTCCTCATGAGGAAACGACTTTCGAAGCTAAGGCCAGGGACCTATCGGGCATCTGACGTCCTTGAGGGCCCCGACGGGGATGAACTTGAACTCAAGGCAGCAGTGCGAGTCTCCGGCGGGGGCGTCGAGGTCGACTACGCGGGAACCGCCAAGGAGGTGGACTACCCCCTCAACGCAGTCTTCGGCGTGACGATTTCGGGAGCATACTTCGTGCTCCGCAGCCTCACGGGAGACGACATCCCTGCCAACCACGGGGCGTTCGCACCGGTGGAAGTCAAGGCCCCCGTCGGGTGCCTACTCAACCCCACATATCCGCACCCAGTCGGAGGAGGGAACGTGGAGACGAGCCAGAGGAACGCCGACCTGGTCTTCAGGGCGCTTGCCAGGGCCGCTCCGGAGAGGGTCCCGGCCGCATCTGGGGGCTCCATGAACAACGTGATGATCGGCGGGGGGAAGGGTCGCTCCTCCTGGGCGTTCTACGAAACGATCGGAGTCGGCCTGGGGGGACGGAAATCGATGGACGGGGTGGACGGGATCCAATGCAACATGACGAACACCATGAACACACCCGTCGAAGAGATCGAGCGCTCCCTCCCCATGATGATAACGAAGTACGGATTCAGGGAGGGGAGCTCAGGCGCCGGAGAGCGCAGAGGGGGCAACGGCATCGTACGCTCGTTCAGAACCCTCGGCTCGAGGACCACCTTCACAATCCTCGCGGACAGAGAGAAGCACCGTCCCTGGGGGCTGGAAGGAGGCAGGCC includes:
- a CDS encoding hydantoinase/oxoprolinase family protein, with the protein product MKRQLAIGVDVGGTFTDLIISDSSSLSVLKVPTSDDPIEAVVLAMRRLGDKARKASLISHATTLATNALLTRSDLARTALITNEGFRDVLEIGRQRRPELYDLQTRRPTPLVERRDRFTVRCRMDAHGSVLQPLDRTQARSVAASITRLGFESVAICFLNSYLDPEHELEMKDILMRKGFSGHISLSSDVDRQYREYERTSTTAVNAALAPLMTGYLSRLQNALSKIGVRAPVYVMNSDGGASTVSFASSRPVTSIESGPAAGVVASTVLARQLHLQRVLTFDMGGTTAKAGTVVGGEPELTSEFEAAGRTHSGRSIRGSGYPVRGSFIDLAEVSAGGGTVAWLDEGGELQAGPRSAGADPGPACYARGGTEPTVTDANMVLGRLNPRYLLGGEMPVRRDLATRSIRRLSRRLGMSESEAATGILRLVNNSMARAISIVSVERGRDPRDFTMFAFGGAGPLHICDLAEDLSVSELVIPVHAGIFSAYGLVAGDLTRTFTEPATGPSGELTRIFRELDATSAREMGLEGFRSFTTKRYVEARYRGQSHELLLEYQGVAALRKAFDARHRALYGYSSSDILEVVSAKVRATVAKSSPGRLTSSGSAGREEPDRRRAWVGGTVRSVDVFRREALRPGDAGPGPSIIEEYDSTLVVNPHWKWKVEEYGTRLSR
- a CDS encoding hydantoinase B/oxoprolinase family protein — translated: MREDSVTLHLIRNSLLYASEEMGLAMRNAAYSPNIKERMDHSAAIFDPAGRLLAQAEHIPVHLGSLPWGLRNMIDCCKKEGIPLEEGSMVFANDPYVTGTHLNDVTTVAPVHHRGELVAFAINKAHHSDVGGRVPGSISIDSATLFDEGFVLEPAYLVKRRRILAKAVEGFASASRTPAERRGDLRAQVAANVTGERRVVELISKYGLEAFREAASRSFEYSEFLMRKRLSKLRPGTYRASDVLEGPDGDELELKAAVRVSGGGVEVDYAGTAKEVDYPLNAVFGVTISGAYFVLRSLTGDDIPANHGAFAPVEVKAPVGCLLNPTYPHPVGGGNVETSQRNADLVFRALARAAPERVPAASGGSMNNVMIGGGKGRSSWAFYETIGVGLGGRKSMDGVDGIQCNMTNTMNTPVEEIERSLPMMITKYGFREGSSGAGERRGGNGIVRSFRTLGSRTTFTILADREKHRPWGLEGGRP